A genome region from Gymnogyps californianus isolate 813 unplaced genomic scaffold, ASM1813914v2 HiC_scaffold_44, whole genome shotgun sequence includes the following:
- the LOC127028850 gene encoding LOW QUALITY PROTEIN: protocadherin alpha-8-like (The sequence of the model RefSeq protein was modified relative to this genomic sequence to represent the inferred CDS: inserted 2 bases in 2 codons; deleted 1 base in 1 codon): MGSPALLTRSTLTVPVXDVNDNAPRFLQPSYSVYVMENNAPDPQLPDPGASTGRRFPPLSANVTVHIFVLDQNDNAPVIVSPMPRNGSVATELVPRSARPGYLVGTVSAVDADAGLNSRLSYQLLQATDFTLFSVAPDTASSASPRRPPHPPHSPSILLVSLGSISFTFLLAILILTAIRCHGERRSCQGDGCSPPRCHCCPGSRPSSDGLKTSNLTHSPLRGPRLPPASMCPGRPPGYCYKVCLGPESAQSDFMFLKPCSPPRNNEKDPGKRSQPGQHLQVSKQIKQPNTDWLPPSTQRPALKSSQSLEDVGEIRRALQKEHERLCTLVTPVSEFQKASAGTNSIWTPQYSPLYPGHIPALDYQHNVYIPGTPTLLSSKDGPLFLGWENKNSFSTFGKRKKMTTYCDMHDSVESVTAMGIRGPPRQCWGAVVRVLLLQAGWAVGVGQVRYSVPEEAKAGTVVGRLAQDLGLEAGEAEAWRLRLVAQGRRASVEVSGASGALVVSSRLDREELCGKSAPCALRLEVLVERPLRVFHVELEVTDINDNAPLFPAARKNLSIAELSQPGSRFPLEGASDADIGANAQLSYTLSPSEHFGLDLQRSEEYRESLFLVLRQALDRETMPVHRLVLTASDGGRPSLTGTMELVISVLDANDNAPRFNQLVYKVELPESAAEGTLVVRVNATDPDEGLNQEFSYSIVSSVPAGNRDLFTIDAKTGEIRLTGALDFEDVRLHEIQIEARDKGSPPLSGHCKVVVEVVDVNDNAPEVWVTSLSVPVPEDASVGTVVALLSVSDRDSGANGRVRCAVWPPAPFGLVARFAGSYSLVLREALDRERVSEYEVEVRAEDGGAPPLRGSRGXRVPVSDVNDNAPAFAQAVYTVLARENNAAGAELARLWARDADEAGNGRVRYSVAEGWAGGAGAGGGWRAASSYVSVDAESGRVWALRPLDYEEVQVLEFEVRAVDAGEPPLCGNATVQLFVVDENDNAPALLPAPGVGPGPGASGWSSSGPGSGALWAWAAWGAPAGQVVAKIRAVDADSGYNAWLRYELWEPRGKGPFRVGLYSGEVSTARALEEADGPRQRLVIVVRDHGEPARSATATLSVSLVEGAEAALAAAGSSSSSSSSSSGAGLRPAAGAEGGAAAAAASASATNVWLVVAICAVSSVFVLAVVLYGASRWSPRAAVVSGPGPATLVCASEVGSWSYSQRQSRSLCVADGAGKSDLMVFSPNFPPPPGPAAKETQPEPPALLDTVSGPPFLASRPFALLRGLPPPFFAVFVLARRLGRRWLQSSSPGQRSGVTYAGLF, encoded by the exons ATgggctcccctgccctgctgacCCGCAGCACCCTCACTGTCCCGG CCGATGTGAACGACAATGCCCCACGCTTCCTCCAGCCCTCCTACAGCGTCTACGTGATGGAGAACAATGCGCCAG ATCCGCAGCTTCCAGATCCAGGTGCAAGCACAGGACGCAGGTTCCCCCCACTCAGCGCCAACGTCACAGTCCACATCTTCGTGCTGGACCAGAATGACAACGCTCCGGTCATTGTTTCCCCTATGCCACGTAATGGCTCCGTGGCCACCGAGCTGGTGCCGCGATCAGCCAGGCCTGGCTACCTCGTGGGCACGGTGTCGGCAGTGGATGCGGATGCGGGGCTGAACTCCCGCCTCTCCTACCAGCTCCTCCAGGCCACTGACTTCACCCTCTTCAGCGTGGCACCAGACACGG CGAGTTCAGCCTCCCCCCGGAGgcctcctcatcctccccaCTCACCCTCTATTCTCCTTGTCtccctgggctccatctccttCACCTTCCTCCTCGCTATCCTCATCCTCACAGCCATTCGGTGCCACGGAGAGCGGCGCTCCTGCCAAGGTGACGGCTGCTCACCACCCCGCTGCCACTGCTGCCCCGGGTCCAGACCCTCCTCTGATGGCCTGAAGACGTCCAACCTGACGCACAGCCCCCTGCGGGGACCACGGCTGCCACCTGCCTCGATGTGCCCGGGGCGGCCCCCCGGCTACTGCTACAAGGTCTGCCTTGGTCCTGAGTCTGCCCAGAGTGACTTCATGTTTCTCaaaccctgcagccccccccggAACAACGAGAAGGACCCTGGGAAGCGGTCCCAGCCAGGCCAGCATCTCCAGGTCTCCAAGCAG ATCAAGCAGCCCAACACAGACTGGCTGCCTCCAAGCACGCAGCGACCTGCCCTAAAGAG CTCCCAGAGCCTGGAGGACGTGGGGGAAATCCGCAGAGCCCTCCAGAAGGAGCATGAGAGGCTGTGCACACTGGTGACCCCTGTCTCTG AGTTTCAGAAGGCTTCAGCAGGCACCAACAGCATCTGGACACCCCAGTACAGCCCCTTGTACCCAGGCCACATCCCAGCCTTGGATTATCAGCACAATGTCTACATCCCCGGCACCCCCACTCTGCTTTCCAGCAAAGATGGGCCCCTCTTCCTGGGCTGGGAGAACAAGAACAGCTTCTCCACCTTtggcaagaggaagaagatgacaACTTACTGTGACATGCATGACAGTGTG gaatcGGTGACTGCGATGGGCATTCGTGGACCACCACGGCAGTGCTGGGGTGCGGTGGTGCgggtgctgttgctgcaggcagggtgggcGGTGGGCGTCGGGCAGGTGCGGTACTCGGTGCCGGAGGAAGCGAAGGCCGGGACGGTGGTGGGCCGGCTGGCGCAGGACCTGGGCCTGGAGGCGGGCGAGGCGGAGGCTTGGCGGCTGCGGCTGGTGGCGCAGGGCCGGCGGGCGAGCGTGGAGGTgagcggggcgagcggggcgcTGGTGGTGAGCTCGCGGCTGGACCGGGAGGAGCTGTGCGGGAAGAGCGCGCCGTGCGCCCTgcggctggaggtgctggtggagcGGCCGCTGCGCGTCTTCCACGTGGAGCTGGAGGTCACCGACATCAACGACAACGCCCCGCTCTTCCCCGCCGCCCGGAAAAACCTCAGCATCGCGGAATTGTCGCAGCCGGGCTCCCGGTTCCCGCTGGAGGGCGCGTCGGATGCAGACATCGGAGCCAACGCGCAGCTCTCCTATACACTCAGCCCCAGCGAGCATTTCGGTTTGGATTTACAGCGGAGTGAAGAATACCGAGAATCCCTGTTTCTGGTGCTGAGGCAAGCGCTGGACCGCGAGACGATGCCTGTGCACCGGTTGGTGCTGACGGCGAGTGACGGGGGCCGGCCGTCGCTGACGGGCACGATGGAGCTGGTGATCTCGGTGCTGGATGCGAACGACAACGCGCCCCGGTTCAACCAGTTGGTGTATAAAGTGGAGCTGCCGGAGAGCGCTGCGGAGGGGACGCTGGTGGTGCGGGTGAACGCCACGGATCCGGACGAGGGTCTTAATCAGGAGTTTTCTTACAGCATCGTCAGTTCGGTTCCTGCTGGTAACAGAGATCTGTTCACCATTGATGCGAAGACGGGGGAGATCCGTCTCACGGGCGCCCTGGACTTTGAAGACGTCCGCTTACACGAGATCCAAATCGAAGCGAGAGACAAAGGCTCCCCTCCGTTATCGGGTCACTGCAAAgtggtggtggaggtggtggacgtgaacgacaacgcgccggagGTGTGGGTGACGTCGCtgtcggtgccggtgccggagGACGCGTCGGTGGGGACGGTGGTGGCGCTGCTGAGCGTGTCGGACCGGGACTCGGGGGCGAACGGGCGGGTGCGGTGCGCGGTGTGGCCGCCGGCGCCGTTCGGGCTGGTGGCGAGGTTCGCGGGCTCGTACTCGCTGGTGCTGCGGGAGGCGCTGGACCGGGAGCGGGTGTCGGAGTACGAGGTGGAGGTGCGGGCGGAGgacggcggggcgccgccgctgcGCGGCAGCCGCG TGCGGGTGCCGGTGtcggacgtgaacgacaacgcgccggcgTTCGCGCAGGCCGTGTACACGGTGCTGGCGCGGGAGAAcaacgcggcgggcgcggagctgGCGCGGCTGTGGGCGCGGGACGCGGACGAGGCGGGGAACGGGCGCGTGAGGTACTCGGTGGCGGAGGGC tgggcggggggcgcgggggcgggcggggggtggCGGGCGGCGTCGAGCTACGTGTCGGTGGACGCGGAGAGCGGGCGCGTGTGGGCGCTGCGTCCGTTGGACTACGAGGAGGTGCAGGTGCTGGAGTTCGAGGTGCGGGCGGTGGACGCGGGGGAGCCGCCGCTGTGCGGCAACGCCACGGTGCAGCTCTTCGTGGTGGAcgagaacgacaacgcgccggcgcTGCTGCCGGCGCCGGGCGTcgggccggggcccggggcgTCGGGCTGGTCGTCGTCGGGTCCGGGCTCGGGGGCGCTGTGGGCGTGGGCGGCGTggggggcgccggcggggcaggTGGTGGCGAAGATCCGGGCGGTGGACGCGGACTCGGGCTACAACGCGTGGCTGCGCTACGAGCTGTGGGAGCCGCGGGGGAAGGGCCCGTTCCGCGTGGGGCTGTACAGCGGCGAGGTGAGCACGGCGCGGGCGCTGGAGGAGGCGGACGGCCCGCGGCAGAGGCTGGTGATCGTGGTGCGGGACCACGGGGAGCCGGCGCGCTCGGCCACGGCCACGCTGAGCGTGTCGCTGGTGGAGGGCGCCGAGGCGGCGCTGGCGGCCGCGGgctcgtcgtcgtcgtcgtcgtcgtcgtcgtcgggagcggggctgcggccggcggcgggcgcggagggcggcgcggcggcggctgcggcgtCGGCGTCGGCGACGAACGtgtggctggtggtggccaTCTGCGCGGTGTCGAGCGTGTTCGTGCTGGCGGTGGTGCTGTACGGGGCGTCGCGGTGGTCGCCGCGGGCGGCCGTGGTGTCGGGGCCCGGGCCGGCGACGCTGGTGTGCGCCAGCGAAGTGGGGAGCTGGTCGTACTCGCAGCGCCAGAGCCGGAGCCTGTGCGTGGCGGACGGCGCGGGCAAGAGCGACCTGATGGTTTTCAGCCCCAacttcccgccgccgcccggccccgcggcgaaGGAGACGCAGCCGGAGCCGCCCGCTCTCCTGGACACGGTCAGTGGCCCTCCCTTTCTGGCCTCTCGCCCCTTCGCCCTTCTTCGCGGTCTCCCTCCGCCCTTCTTCGCGGTCTTCGTTCTGGCCCGCCGCCTGGGCAGGCGCTG